The nucleotide window TGCGGCTCTCTCCAAGTCAAATCCTGTACGCAGGTATGGGGTGGGATCCCTGAATGAAGCGCCTGTAGCAGATCCAACGCAGAGAGATATCCCAGGAGATGCTTGCCCCGTTCCACCCAGACAACGGCTGGAATCGCGGGATCCCTTTGGGCCGTGCAGCGAATGGCCTCTAGCACAGGAGTATCCGGCGCTACAGATAACCAACGGCGCAAAAGAGCAGTTCGCAGGAGTGGCACACGCAGCAGAGAAGAATAAAGACGAATCCGCTAAGAACGGCGTGAAATAGGTGAATAGGTAGTGAAATAGGTAACGGGGAAGTCACGCAGCAAAGGCCAGATACATCAGATACACTACAGCCCCTTCACTTGTTTGCGCAACAGCGCTTGTGTCCCTTGCCCCTCTGGCTCAGGGATAAGCCAGTCAGGGATCCCGACTTGATTCGCTATCCAGTGCTCCCCTTTGTTCAGCCAGCCAGGCGTGCAGGTAAGGAAACAACTTTTGATTGGCCCCTGGGAAGGGAAATTTTGAGAGTTCTGCCGGACGGACCCAACGGACTTCAGTACACTGCAGGGGACGGGCTTCCCCACTCAAATAGCGGCAGATGAAGGCAATCAAAGTAATAGTGAAATGGGTGTAGGCATGTTCAATGGTGGCCAGTTCCGTCACCACTTCAATATCGATACCGATTTCTTCTTTAACTTCCCGCACCACACATTCAGCCGCCGTTTCCCCCGGTTCAATTTTCCCCCCCGGAAACTCCCACAACCCGCTTAGCATCGAGGTTTCTAGTCGTTGGTCAATGAGGATTTCTTTTCCTCGCAAAACGATCGCCACGGCAATTTGCTTGTGGGGACGGCTAGGACGAGGCACAGACATAGGCAACTGGTGGTGTTGACCTCGATTGTAGGCGCTACATTCCGCTTGCCAAGGACATTCTCCACAGCGCGGCTGTTTGGGGCGACAAACTGTTGCTCCCAAGTCCATGAGCGCTTGATTGAAACGCCGGGGCTGCACGGGATCCAATACTTGTTCCGAAAGCTGCCACAAGAGGGGCAAACACTGGGCTGGAGGGTGTTGCAAAGCAACCAGACGCGCCAACACCCGCTTCACATTGCCATCCAGAATCGGCACAGGTTGATTAAAAGCAGCGCTGAGGATCCCGCCAGCGGTGGTCCGTCCAATCCCTGGTAACGCCAGAACCGTCTCCAGATCAGTGGGAAATGTGCCCTGCTGCTCCTGCATGAGGATCTGGGCGGCTTTGTGCAGGTTTAAGGCGCGTCGGTAGTAGCCCAAGCCCTCCCAAAGTTTGAGCACCCGTTGTTGGGGAGCGGCAGCCAAGTCGGGGATCCGGGGCAACGCCTGCATCCAACGCTGGAAATAGGGGATCACCGTTGCCACCTGGGTCTGCTGCAACATCACCTCTGAAACCCAAATCGCATAGGGATCCTGAGTGTGCCGCCAAGGGAGATCCCGACCATGGGCGCGGTACCAACGCCCCAAAGACTCCCGCAGTCGTTGCAAAACCCCTTCCTCCCAAACAAGCTGGGAAAGTTCAGGTTCTGGGGCAAAAGTTCGC belongs to Thermostichus vulcanus str. 'Rupite' and includes:
- the mutY gene encoding A/G-specific adenine glycosylase, yielding MQRLRESLGRWYRAHGRDLPWRHTQDPYAIWVSEVMLQQTQVATVIPYFQRWMQALPRIPDLAAAPQQRVLKLWEGLGYYRRALNLHKAAQILMQEQQGTFPTDLETVLALPGIGRTTAGGILSAAFNQPVPILDGNVKRVLARLVALQHPPAQCLPLLWQLSEQVLDPVQPRRFNQALMDLGATVCRPKQPRCGECPWQAECSAYNRGQHHQLPMSVPRPSRPHKQIAVAIVLRGKEILIDQRLETSMLSGLWEFPGGKIEPGETAAECVVREVKEEIGIDIEVVTELATIEHAYTHFTITLIAFICRYLSGEARPLQCTEVRWVRPAELSKFPFPGANQKLFPYLHAWLAEQRGALDSESSRDP